One part of the Vitis riparia cultivar Riparia Gloire de Montpellier isolate 1030 chromosome 6, EGFV_Vit.rip_1.0, whole genome shotgun sequence genome encodes these proteins:
- the LOC117916244 gene encoding DNA repair protein RAD5A isoform X1, translated as MGKKVTDELLSTVRSVIGLNYSDMDIIRALHMANNDVTAAINIIFDTPNFGTKMGKNTETFRRNSSSVSGIVVSDSYRNEDEAKKCSLGNGTVVSDSNRNNNEAKKCSLGSNENDTPTPSHLVDNSFEASSRCSGSIGSEWWFLNCSELAGLSTCKGRRMKSGDEVFFTFPLKKSPNSPSPGKLTGRGRQMGACSEIVRFSTKESGEVGRIPNEWARCLLPLVRDKKVKIEGFCKAAPDVLGIMDTILLSISVYINSSMFRKCQQTSLRAASNSSEESVVHALPTLFRLLGLTPFKKAEFSPDDLYTRKRPLESKDNSGIPGLLSHVKFKNPSPNGNEVENEESISDTDLDNIVGVGDNSYLEERDPPSTLQCELRPYQRQALHWMIQLEKGPCMDEAGTTLHPCWDAYRLADKRELVIYLNAFTGDATTEFPSTLKMARGGILADAMGLGKTIMTIALLLAHSEKGLLASSQSTSQHYHESSEISSISDQSPDLSKKAAKFSGFHKLKKQENTLTSGGNLIICPMTLLGQWKAEIETHAQPGSLSVYVHYGQGRLKDAKILAQNDVVITTYGVLASEFSPEHAEDNGGLYSVHWFRVVLDEAHTIKSSKSQISMAAAALIADRRWCLTGTPIQNNLEDIYSLLRFLRVEPWGNWAWWNKLIQKPFDEGDERGLKLVQSILKPIMLRRTKFSTDREGRPILVLPPADIQVIYCELTSAEKDFYEALFKRSKVKFDQFVEQGRVLHNYASILELLLRLRQCCDHPFLVMSRGDTQEFSDLNKLAKHFLKGGQNALEGETKDLPSCAYIQEVVEELRKGEQGECPICLEAFEDAVLTPCAHRLCRECLLASWRNPTSGFCPVCRKTISRQDLITAPTGSRFQIDVEKNWMESSKVAALLLELENLCSVGSKSILFSQWTAFLDLLQIPLSRSNISFVRLDGTLNQQQREKVIKQFSEESNILVLLMSLKAGGVGINLTAASNAFVLDPWWNPAVEEQAVMRIHRIGQTKRVMIKRFIVKGTVEERMLAVQARKQRMISGALTDQEVRSARIEELKMLFT; from the exons ATGGGCAAGAAGGTCACGGATGAACTGTTATCGACCGTCCGTTCCGTAATTGGCCTGAACTACTCCGATATGGACATCATCCGTGCGCTTCACATGGCCAACAACGACGTCACCGCCGCGATCAACATCATCTTCGATACTCCAAATTTCGGAactaaaatgggaaaaaatacgGAAACTTTTCGCCGCAATTCGAGCTCCGTGAGTGGAATTGTCGTCTCAGATTCGTATCGAAACGAGGATGAGGCGAAGAAGTGTTCTTTAGGCAATGGAACTGTCGTCTCAGATTCGAATCGAAATAATAACGAGGCAAAGAAGTGTTCTTTAGGGTCTAATGAAAATGATACTCCAACTCCTAGCCATTTGGTTGATAATAGTTTTGAAGCTTCGAGTCGGTGCTCGGGTTCCATTGGGAGTGAGTGGTGGTTTTTGAATTGCAGTGAACTCGCGGGATTGTCAACTTGTAAAGGGAGGAGGATGAAATCTGGGGATGAAGTGTTTTTCACATTTCCATTGAAGAAGAGCCCAAATTCTCCTTCTCCAGGGAAGCTTACTGGACGAGGACGACAGATGGGGGCTTGCTCGGAGATTGTGAGGTTCTCCACGAAAGAGTCCGGGGAG GTAGGTCGCATCCCAAATGAGTGGGCTCGGTGCCTTTTGCCGCTTGTGAGGGATAAGAAGGTTAAGATTGAGGGGTTTTGTAAAGCTGCTCCTGATGTGTTGGGCATCATGGACACTATTCTTTTATCAATCAG TGTATATATCAATAGTTCTATGTTCCGAAAGTGCCAGCAGACCTCCCTTAGAGCAGCCAGCAATTCTTCTGAGGAGTCAGTTGTTCATGCTCTCCCAACCTTGTTTAGGTTGCTGGGATTAACCCCTTTTAAAAAG GCAGAATTCAGTCCTGATGATCTGTATACGAGGAAGCGGCCTTTAGAATCAAAG GACAATTCTGGTATTCCTGGCTTACTGTCACATGTCAAGTTTAAGAATCCATCTCCAAATGGCAATGAAGTTGAAAATGAGGAGTCCATTTCAGACACTGATCTTGACAATATTGTTGGCGTCGGAGACAACTCTTATCTTGAG GAAAGGGATCCCCCTAGCACCCTTCAGTGTGAACTTCGCCCCTATCAGAGGCAGGCTCTTCACTGGATGATCCAGCTGGAGAAGGGACCATGCATGGATGAGGCAGGAACAACCCTTCACCCCTGTTGGGATGCGTATCGCCTTGCAGACAA GAGGGAGCTTGTCATCTATTTGAATGCATTTACAGGTGATGCCACAACAGAATTTCCAAGCACCCTTAAAATGGCCAGAGGAGGA ATTCTGGCAGATGCAATGGGGCTTGGGAAGACAATTATGACCATAGCTCTCCTTCTTGCTCATTCAGAAAAAGGTCTACTAGCCAGTAGTCAATCTACAAGTCAGCACTATCATGAAAGTAGTGAAATCAGCAGTATTTCAGATCAATCTCCAGATCTTTCAAAGAAAGCAGCTAAATTTTCAGGTTTCCATAAGCTGAAGAAGCAAGAGAATACCCTTACTAGTGGGGGCAATCTGATCATATGCCCTATGACACTTCTAGGCCAGTGGAAG GCAGAGATTGAAACTCATGCTCAACCTGGTTCTTTGTCTGTTTATGTTCATTATGGACAAGGTAGATTGAAGGATGCAAAAATTCTAGCCCAAAATGATGTTGTAATCACCACATATGGAGTGTTAGCCTCAGAATTTTCACCTGAG CATGCTGAAGACAATGGGGGACTTTACTCGGTTCATTGGTTTAGAGTAGTGCTTGATGAGGCGCATACTATAAAATCCTCTAAAAGCCAAATTTCTATGGCGGCGGCTGCTCTAATTGCTGATCGCCGATGGTGTCTTACTGGTACTCCTATCCAG AACAACCTGGAGGACATTTACAGCCTTCTTCGGTTTTTGAGGGTGGAACCTTGGGGAAACTGGGCATG GTGGAATAAACTCATTCAAAAACCATTTGACGAGGGTGATGAGAGAGGATTAAAGTTGGTCCAATCCATCTTAAAGCCAATCATGTTAAGAAGAACAAAGTTTAGCACTGATCGAGAAGGCAG GCCAATTCTAGTTCTCCCTCCAGCTGACATTCAAGTGATTTATTGTGAACTTACTTCAGCTGAAAAAGACTTTTATGAGGCTCTATTTAAAAGATCCAAG GTGAAGTTTGATCAATTTGTTGAGCAAGGACGGGTTCTTCATAATTATGCTTCTATTTTGGAGTTGCTTTTACGTCTTCGCCAATGTTGTGATCATCCATTTCTTGTGATGAG TCGAGGTGATACACAGGAATTCTCTGATCTGAATAAGCTAGCTAAGCATTTCCTAAAAGGTGGCCAGAATGCCCTGGAAGGAGAAACCAAAGATCTGCCTTCATGTGCTTATATTCAAGAGGTTGTGGAGGAGCTGCGTAAGGGGGAGCAAGGAGAATGCCCTATATGTCTTGAAGCATTTGAAGATGCAGTGTTGACTCCTTGTGCTCATCGTTTATGCCGAGAGTGTCTCTTGGCTAGTTGGCGAAATCCCACTTCTGGATTTTGCCCTGTTTGTAG GAAGACCATCAGTAGGCAAGATCTTATTACAGCTCCGACTGGAAGTCGATTCCAGATTGATGTTGAGAAAAATTGGATGGAATCATCCAAAGTTGCTGCTCTCTTGCTCGAACTAGAAAATCTCTGCTCTGTGGGCTccaaaagtattttatttagcCAGTGGACTGCCTTTCTCGACCTCTTGCAGATTCCCCTTTCTCG GAGTAACATTTCATTTGTTCGTCTGGATGGAACTCTGAATCAGCAGCAACGGGAAAAAGTAATTAAACAATTCTCAGAGGAAAGCAACATCCTG GTCTTGCTAATGTCGTTGAAGGCTGGTGGAGTTGGAATAAACCTAACGGCTGCATCCAATGCCTTTGTTTTG GATCCATGGTGGAATCCAGCTGTAGAGGAACAAGCTGTTATGCGGATTCATCGTATTGGACAAACAAAAAGGGTAATGATCAAGCGGTTCATTGTGAAG GGAACGGTGGAGGAAAGGATGCTGGCAGTGCAAGCTCGTAAGCAGCGAATGATATCTGGTGCCTTGACTGATCAAGAAGTCCGAAGTGCACGCATTGAGGAACTGAAGATGCTTTTCACTTAA
- the LOC117916244 gene encoding DNA repair protein RAD5A isoform X2 — MGKKVTDELLSTVRSVIGLNYSDMDIIRALHMANNDVTAAINIIFDTPNFGTKMGKNTETFRRNSSSVSGIVVSDSYRNEDEAKKCSLGNGTVVSDSNRNNNEAKKCSLGSNENDTPTPSHLVDNSFEASSRCSGSIGSEWWFLNCSELAGLSTCKGRRMKSGDEVFFTFPLKKSPNSPSPGKLTGRGRQMGACSEIVRFSTKESGEVGRIPNEWARCLLPLVRDKKVKIEGFCKAAPDVLGIMDTILLSISVYINSSMFRKCQQTSLRAASNSSEESVVHALPTLFRLLGLTPFKKAEFSPDDLYTRKRPLESKDNSGIPGLLSHVKFKNPSPNGNEVENEESISDTDLDNIVGVGDNSYLEERDPPSTLQCELRPYQRQALHWMIQLEKGPCMDEAGTTLHPCWDAYRLADKRELVIYLNAFTGDATTEFPSTLKMARGGILADAMGLGKTIMTIALLLAHSEKGLLASSQSTSQHYHESSEISSISDQSPDLSKKAAKFSGFHKLKKQENTLTSGGNLIICPMTLLGQWKAEIETHAQPGSLSVYVHYGQGRLKDAKILAQNDVVITTYGVLASEFSPEHAEDNGGLYSVHWFRVVLDEAHTIKSSKSQISMAAAALIADRRWCLTGTPIQNNLEDIYSLLRFLRVEPWGNWAWWNKLIQKPFDEGDERGLKLVQSILKPIMLRRTKFSTDREGRPILVLPPADIQVIYCELTSAEKDFYEALFKRSKVKFDQFVEQGRVLHNYASILELLLRLRQCCDHPFLVMSRGDTQEFSDLNKLAKHFLKGGQNALEGETKDLPSCAYIQEVVEELRKGEQGECPICLEAFEDAVLTPCAHRLCRECLLASWRNPTSGFCPV; from the exons ATGGGCAAGAAGGTCACGGATGAACTGTTATCGACCGTCCGTTCCGTAATTGGCCTGAACTACTCCGATATGGACATCATCCGTGCGCTTCACATGGCCAACAACGACGTCACCGCCGCGATCAACATCATCTTCGATACTCCAAATTTCGGAactaaaatgggaaaaaatacgGAAACTTTTCGCCGCAATTCGAGCTCCGTGAGTGGAATTGTCGTCTCAGATTCGTATCGAAACGAGGATGAGGCGAAGAAGTGTTCTTTAGGCAATGGAACTGTCGTCTCAGATTCGAATCGAAATAATAACGAGGCAAAGAAGTGTTCTTTAGGGTCTAATGAAAATGATACTCCAACTCCTAGCCATTTGGTTGATAATAGTTTTGAAGCTTCGAGTCGGTGCTCGGGTTCCATTGGGAGTGAGTGGTGGTTTTTGAATTGCAGTGAACTCGCGGGATTGTCAACTTGTAAAGGGAGGAGGATGAAATCTGGGGATGAAGTGTTTTTCACATTTCCATTGAAGAAGAGCCCAAATTCTCCTTCTCCAGGGAAGCTTACTGGACGAGGACGACAGATGGGGGCTTGCTCGGAGATTGTGAGGTTCTCCACGAAAGAGTCCGGGGAG GTAGGTCGCATCCCAAATGAGTGGGCTCGGTGCCTTTTGCCGCTTGTGAGGGATAAGAAGGTTAAGATTGAGGGGTTTTGTAAAGCTGCTCCTGATGTGTTGGGCATCATGGACACTATTCTTTTATCAATCAG TGTATATATCAATAGTTCTATGTTCCGAAAGTGCCAGCAGACCTCCCTTAGAGCAGCCAGCAATTCTTCTGAGGAGTCAGTTGTTCATGCTCTCCCAACCTTGTTTAGGTTGCTGGGATTAACCCCTTTTAAAAAG GCAGAATTCAGTCCTGATGATCTGTATACGAGGAAGCGGCCTTTAGAATCAAAG GACAATTCTGGTATTCCTGGCTTACTGTCACATGTCAAGTTTAAGAATCCATCTCCAAATGGCAATGAAGTTGAAAATGAGGAGTCCATTTCAGACACTGATCTTGACAATATTGTTGGCGTCGGAGACAACTCTTATCTTGAG GAAAGGGATCCCCCTAGCACCCTTCAGTGTGAACTTCGCCCCTATCAGAGGCAGGCTCTTCACTGGATGATCCAGCTGGAGAAGGGACCATGCATGGATGAGGCAGGAACAACCCTTCACCCCTGTTGGGATGCGTATCGCCTTGCAGACAA GAGGGAGCTTGTCATCTATTTGAATGCATTTACAGGTGATGCCACAACAGAATTTCCAAGCACCCTTAAAATGGCCAGAGGAGGA ATTCTGGCAGATGCAATGGGGCTTGGGAAGACAATTATGACCATAGCTCTCCTTCTTGCTCATTCAGAAAAAGGTCTACTAGCCAGTAGTCAATCTACAAGTCAGCACTATCATGAAAGTAGTGAAATCAGCAGTATTTCAGATCAATCTCCAGATCTTTCAAAGAAAGCAGCTAAATTTTCAGGTTTCCATAAGCTGAAGAAGCAAGAGAATACCCTTACTAGTGGGGGCAATCTGATCATATGCCCTATGACACTTCTAGGCCAGTGGAAG GCAGAGATTGAAACTCATGCTCAACCTGGTTCTTTGTCTGTTTATGTTCATTATGGACAAGGTAGATTGAAGGATGCAAAAATTCTAGCCCAAAATGATGTTGTAATCACCACATATGGAGTGTTAGCCTCAGAATTTTCACCTGAG CATGCTGAAGACAATGGGGGACTTTACTCGGTTCATTGGTTTAGAGTAGTGCTTGATGAGGCGCATACTATAAAATCCTCTAAAAGCCAAATTTCTATGGCGGCGGCTGCTCTAATTGCTGATCGCCGATGGTGTCTTACTGGTACTCCTATCCAG AACAACCTGGAGGACATTTACAGCCTTCTTCGGTTTTTGAGGGTGGAACCTTGGGGAAACTGGGCATG GTGGAATAAACTCATTCAAAAACCATTTGACGAGGGTGATGAGAGAGGATTAAAGTTGGTCCAATCCATCTTAAAGCCAATCATGTTAAGAAGAACAAAGTTTAGCACTGATCGAGAAGGCAG GCCAATTCTAGTTCTCCCTCCAGCTGACATTCAAGTGATTTATTGTGAACTTACTTCAGCTGAAAAAGACTTTTATGAGGCTCTATTTAAAAGATCCAAG GTGAAGTTTGATCAATTTGTTGAGCAAGGACGGGTTCTTCATAATTATGCTTCTATTTTGGAGTTGCTTTTACGTCTTCGCCAATGTTGTGATCATCCATTTCTTGTGATGAG TCGAGGTGATACACAGGAATTCTCTGATCTGAATAAGCTAGCTAAGCATTTCCTAAAAGGTGGCCAGAATGCCCTGGAAGGAGAAACCAAAGATCTGCCTTCATGTGCTTATATTCAAGAGGTTGTGGAGGAGCTGCGTAAGGGGGAGCAAGGAGAATGCCCTATATGTCTTGAAGCATTTGAAGATGCAGTGTTGACTCCTTGTGCTCATCGTTTATGCCGAGAGTGTCTCTTGGCTAGTTGGCGAAATCCCACTTCTGGATTTTGCCCTGTTT GA